Proteins found in one Anaerobacillus alkaliphilus genomic segment:
- a CDS encoding dynamin family protein: MEKQIEETLIEKQFYRQVADTNDSLEAIRSLSLMANKMYSNKSETLDEILYSQGELYFQLGDYEAAIYKWGKVSNHELGLWAPKNSADAYMCLGDLQKAEAIYTSIGEGSVTLKKEVLLSLYELYVADINKVRQTVDKLVHLDWQYKNVYQMALHFYEEHREYLSAFALVLDKLEVQYDDDTLSRIKTYFTESSETIKPVFSAARLLKLLWREDRQQLVNYFQFLNDYYLQTDYFIHWLNHLFTPINEVDAKLGVYLLTEKPECFEKNLERLFSGAFKIKEIRHIIEYQFSEYYQLAPNTSLKRALGALLLAWKKRFPNDFMVSGIDLNFLPEERMYKLSTMQEFYQNVVGWMNRIDVKVDGYSSWWMDYYLNNDKKKLMVSGSFSNGKSSFINSIVGYPILNADHLPTTSAVTILDHGEVECVTEFRNQNLQVITMEELRAKTTINHAAHGSLSSHLYHIDKDLDALKQITLIDTPGFNDEKQNEQNPTFDFLHLADEMLFILSAETPFKKTEKEAIEKILELRPNLQISFLLNKFDYLDEEEVEDTLEDLERRLSKTFQRDITVIPYSSSYPELNDGKKVNHLLFKAEHLAIEQERMEKLLPYLGELLAKFDVNLEEKEKELNRLLLLKKREGDKLKELEDSFVRYKNTVVSNIIQKYLSFSSSMHSFIKGRIQERLVKYSNGISQETDLNKVYQYLDKEINQELKQLLEEMFQPQISHLFSYWISDVSKHLLTVSKDIAHMKIELADVRSLPEVEQQALSTGEFNERIIPEFKALMEDIEYTHIDTFKSINPVQSFLTGVGKLFGNKSQIATDKVNQFKHQLETKLFDEVIEKFGYQITKAIAKFDTNIRTNFDQLFEDTQTYFRHNRDESNQQTIKQAMELKELLDSKEGYIERVTLYKIRYEQLRVDYTTKQRELVR; encoded by the coding sequence ATGGAAAAACAAATAGAAGAGACCTTGATAGAGAAACAATTCTATCGTCAAGTAGCGGATACGAATGATTCGTTGGAAGCAATCCGAAGTCTCTCACTTATGGCAAATAAAATGTATTCTAATAAGAGTGAAACATTAGATGAAATTCTGTATTCACAGGGGGAGCTTTATTTCCAGCTTGGCGATTATGAGGCCGCTATTTACAAGTGGGGGAAAGTGTCCAACCATGAGTTGGGGTTATGGGCGCCTAAAAATAGCGCTGATGCGTATATGTGCCTCGGGGATTTACAAAAAGCAGAGGCAATATACACATCAATTGGTGAAGGGTCAGTAACCTTAAAAAAAGAAGTTCTATTATCGTTGTATGAGTTGTATGTGGCTGACATTAATAAAGTCAGACAGACGGTTGATAAATTAGTACACCTTGATTGGCAGTATAAAAACGTCTATCAAATGGCGCTTCATTTTTACGAAGAACATCGTGAGTATTTATCTGCATTTGCGTTGGTGTTAGATAAGCTAGAGGTTCAGTATGATGATGACACGCTCAGTAGAATTAAAACCTATTTTACAGAGAGTTCTGAGACTATCAAACCGGTTTTTAGTGCAGCACGGTTATTAAAGCTTCTGTGGAGAGAGGATCGCCAACAACTAGTAAACTACTTTCAGTTTCTGAATGACTATTATCTGCAAACTGATTACTTTATCCATTGGCTTAATCATCTATTTACTCCAATTAACGAGGTGGATGCTAAACTTGGGGTCTATCTACTAACTGAGAAACCAGAATGCTTTGAAAAGAATTTAGAAAGACTTTTTTCTGGTGCTTTCAAAATAAAGGAAATTAGACATATCATCGAGTATCAATTCAGTGAGTATTATCAATTAGCTCCGAATACATCATTGAAACGAGCGCTAGGTGCTTTATTACTTGCGTGGAAGAAGCGGTTTCCAAACGACTTCATGGTGTCGGGGATTGATCTGAATTTTTTACCTGAAGAGAGAATGTATAAACTTTCTACTATGCAAGAGTTCTATCAAAATGTGGTCGGGTGGATGAACCGTATTGATGTTAAAGTCGATGGTTATTCGTCGTGGTGGATGGATTATTATTTAAACAATGATAAGAAGAAGCTCATGGTTTCAGGCAGCTTTAGTAATGGCAAATCGAGCTTTATTAATTCAATCGTTGGATATCCAATTTTAAATGCAGATCATCTGCCAACAACTTCTGCAGTCACCATTCTAGATCATGGCGAAGTGGAATGTGTGACAGAATTTAGGAACCAAAATCTTCAAGTTATTACGATGGAAGAACTGAGAGCAAAGACTACAATTAATCATGCCGCGCATGGGTCGTTATCTAGTCATCTATATCATATTGATAAGGATTTAGATGCGCTAAAGCAAATCACATTAATTGATACACCTGGGTTTAATGATGAAAAACAGAATGAACAAAACCCAACTTTTGATTTTCTGCATCTTGCAGATGAAATGCTCTTTATCCTGAGTGCAGAAACCCCTTTTAAAAAGACTGAAAAAGAAGCTATTGAAAAAATTCTTGAATTACGACCAAATTTACAGATAAGCTTCTTGTTAAATAAGTTTGACTACCTAGATGAAGAAGAGGTTGAGGACACGTTAGAAGACTTGGAACGACGATTATCAAAAACGTTTCAGCGAGACATCACTGTAATTCCCTATTCCTCATCGTATCCCGAGTTAAACGATGGAAAAAAAGTGAATCATTTACTCTTTAAGGCAGAGCATTTAGCAATCGAACAAGAGCGAATGGAAAAGTTACTACCGTATTTAGGAGAACTACTGGCAAAGTTTGATGTCAATCTTGAAGAAAAGGAAAAAGAGTTAAACCGCTTGTTATTATTGAAGAAACGAGAGGGAGACAAGCTTAAGGAGCTAGAAGATTCCTTTGTACGATACAAGAATACAGTCGTCTCGAATATAATTCAAAAGTATCTATCGTTTTCTTCAAGCATGCACAGCTTTATAAAAGGTAGAATACAAGAACGGTTAGTTAAATATTCAAATGGTATCTCGCAAGAAACAGACTTAAATAAGGTCTATCAGTATTTAGATAAAGAAATTAACCAAGAATTAAAACAGCTGTTAGAAGAGATGTTTCAACCGCAAATCTCTCATTTGTTCTCGTATTGGATTTCTGACGTGTCTAAGCACTTACTTACAGTTTCGAAAGACATTGCTCACATGAAAATCGAACTGGCTGATGTCCGCAGTTTACCGGAAGTTGAACAACAGGCATTATCGACTGGAGAATTCAATGAGAGGATCATCCCTGAATTCAAAGCGCTGATGGAGGATATTGAATATACACACATCGATACTTTTAAAAGTATCAATCCTGTTCAAAGCTTCTTGACCGGGGTTGGGAAATTATTTGGAAACAAGAGCCAAATCGCAACAGACAAAGTAAATCAATTTAAACATCAGCTCGAAACCAAACTCTTTGATGAAGTCATTGAGAAGTTCGGCTACCAGATTACGAAAGCAATTGCCAAATTTGACACAAACATTCGCACAAATTTCGACCAGTTATTCGAAGACACACAAACCTACTTCCGTCATAATCGAGACGAAAGCAATCAACAAACGATCAAACAAGCCATGGAGCTTAAGGAACTGTTAGATAGTAAGGAAGGTTATATTGAACGAGTTACGTTGTATAAGATAAGGTATGAGCAGTTGAGAGTGGATTACACAACGAAACAGCGAGAATTAGTTAGATAG
- a CDS encoding dynamin family protein, whose translation MQSNFIQEVEAVLHLIKKKLPNSNCQQALKDLVVDVAQDQQLITVLGEFKRGKSTLINAFIQEPLLPSDVTPTTATINIISHSEETDIQVVKHTGEVEEHRFSRDILQNYTFEGAEELEKVHHINIRLNLQQLHEKLVIVDTPGVGDLNEHRLDVTYSYIPRSNLVLFVFDATTPIRRTEIEYLEEVLKLKFGEIIFIANFIDRLDDDELEETMEYMEARLKKIMKDEPFQIFPISSKMALENPQDPDFQRLLSYMIQQLEEGEATKKKMALYENRFQHLYEFVKEEIEQIEQVRKASDEELTIAYRKIDELKQRQERDKETLRQYMKDRQEEVISLTWKSVDHFRNGLVEDVHEVIDMYDGPKFQNLIEKQIPSMIKNRLKNWVITYTPQIEKLIYKLEKEVVEGFHTMFHQEIGALRASHASNYLEGKAYHVQTRSGSSNMSVTAGMITAGAGTILIFLSGGLLLPIITMAGFPFLNKFLSEKKLEALKADVIPHIDEEIDKIIDNLKSSTKQYIEDEVHHIHEKAIIRYEEMVKSSQLTLEEEMYVRKQTSVSALPSIELQDLLLMKK comes from the coding sequence ATGCAATCAAATTTCATTCAGGAAGTAGAAGCTGTCCTTCATTTAATTAAAAAAAAGCTACCAAATTCAAACTGTCAGCAAGCTTTAAAGGATTTAGTGGTAGATGTAGCGCAAGACCAACAGTTGATTACGGTGTTAGGCGAATTTAAACGCGGGAAATCAACGCTTATCAATGCCTTTATTCAAGAGCCATTGCTTCCTTCCGATGTTACACCAACAACAGCTACGATTAACATCATTAGTCACTCTGAAGAGACCGATATACAGGTAGTTAAGCATACCGGTGAGGTGGAGGAACACCGATTTTCCAGGGATATCCTTCAAAACTATACATTTGAAGGAGCAGAAGAATTAGAGAAGGTCCACCACATTAACATTCGGCTAAACCTTCAACAGCTCCATGAAAAATTAGTGATTGTAGATACGCCAGGGGTTGGAGACTTAAATGAGCATCGTTTAGATGTAACGTACAGTTATATCCCCCGTTCCAACCTTGTTCTGTTTGTGTTTGATGCAACGACACCTATTCGCAGAACGGAAATTGAGTATTTAGAGGAAGTGCTAAAGTTAAAATTTGGAGAAATTATCTTTATTGCCAATTTCATTGATCGTTTAGACGATGATGAGTTAGAAGAGACGATGGAATACATGGAAGCGCGTTTAAAGAAAATTATGAAAGATGAGCCGTTTCAGATTTTTCCTATTTCATCAAAAATGGCTTTAGAGAACCCGCAAGACCCTGATTTTCAAAGGCTACTTAGCTATATGATACAGCAGCTAGAAGAAGGGGAAGCAACGAAAAAGAAAATGGCTCTTTATGAAAATAGATTTCAGCATCTCTATGAATTTGTCAAAGAAGAAATTGAACAGATTGAACAAGTACGTAAAGCGTCGGATGAAGAGCTAACAATCGCCTACAGAAAGATTGATGAACTTAAACAAAGGCAGGAAAGAGATAAAGAAACATTGCGTCAGTATATGAAGGATCGTCAGGAAGAGGTTATTTCGTTAACGTGGAAGTCGGTTGATCATTTTCGCAACGGACTTGTCGAAGATGTTCATGAAGTAATCGACATGTATGATGGGCCAAAATTTCAAAACCTGATTGAAAAGCAAATTCCATCGATGATCAAAAATCGCTTAAAAAATTGGGTGATTACCTATACACCACAAATTGAGAAGTTAATTTATAAGCTAGAAAAAGAGGTTGTAGAAGGATTTCATACGATGTTTCATCAAGAGATTGGCGCGTTACGGGCGAGCCATGCAAGTAACTATCTAGAGGGAAAAGCGTACCATGTCCAAACTAGAAGTGGGTCTTCTAATATGAGTGTAACTGCGGGAATGATTACGGCTGGAGCAGGTACTATACTTATTTTCCTAAGTGGTGGATTGCTATTACCAATAATCACCATGGCGGGCTTTCCATTTTTAAATAAATTTTTATCAGAAAAAAAGCTTGAGGCACTGAAAGCAGACGTCATTCCTCATATTGACGAAGAGATTGACAAAATCATTGATAATCTAAAATCATCGACAAAGCAATATATTGAAGATGAAGTTCATCATATTCATGAAAAAGCGATTATTCGCTATGAAGAAATGGTTAAATCTTCGCAACTGACATTAGAGGAAGAAATGTATGTACGAAAGCAAACGTCAGTAAGTGCACTGCCATCCATTGAGTTACAGGATCTGTTACTGATGAAAAAATAA
- a CDS encoding dynamin family protein has product MSQSIQLHDFDKKKELVVSSFQKVIEISKDLHASETLQFLIENKMQLEKETFMLTIVGEFSRGKSTFINALLGANVLPSKVKPTTAMITKIQYAETPTYSLMFRSPDEPTRVLEEAEFKKMSAPREADEDDPEDVQRFQEEMIIFKEISMAEIGYPNHFCEAGIEIYDTPGTNDIDVAREEITFTFVPKSDAVIFVLSATTPFGASEMEFLKERILNEHINKVFFVINFKDRLENTEKQEKVLNYIREKLEALLPNPKLYLVSSYDALTIRRLEKNEQFRIKSQVFKAIEDTGISTLERDLAHFFQYEKGQAKLEKPVRRLIKSIHDLTSETIALRIAATKMEIDEIDQKIKELKPQVTRFKQNSRKIIQDLLIDLQSEESNIQSKVESLVRSMTDILLQTLDGYHGSLEEKEMKQFLIGKIKSQQSLIQKEMNDYKKDIIKDHVTRAYKQLNTEEKDLNKAVQETFNLKLEMNYNFNLSLYESDDNLFGMIIGAAGLGVGALIFAPALLVVGGFGAAIGAFFFGNDIEQTYKDYKRTKKINEVKQQLQQSLYKSRSDIISQFVREWRNLNRKVDMTFEGEVHKKTLRLEEDLHRVRMDKETEKRSVEEQRQYYEALKGQLQAIEQNVSSLI; this is encoded by the coding sequence ATGAGTCAATCCATTCAATTACACGATTTTGATAAAAAGAAAGAGTTGGTAGTGTCGAGCTTTCAGAAGGTTATTGAGATTTCAAAAGACCTTCATGCTTCAGAAACACTTCAATTTTTAATAGAGAATAAAATGCAGTTAGAAAAAGAAACGTTTATGTTAACGATTGTTGGGGAGTTTTCGCGTGGAAAGTCGACCTTTATTAATGCATTACTTGGAGCGAATGTTCTGCCTTCCAAGGTAAAGCCCACTACTGCAATGATTACAAAAATCCAATACGCTGAAACACCAACGTATTCGCTCATGTTTCGATCACCAGATGAACCTACTCGAGTGCTAGAAGAAGCTGAGTTTAAGAAAATGTCTGCGCCAAGAGAGGCCGACGAGGATGATCCTGAGGACGTGCAACGGTTTCAGGAGGAAATGATAATTTTTAAAGAGATCTCCATGGCTGAAATCGGGTATCCTAACCACTTTTGTGAAGCTGGTATCGAGATCTATGATACTCCGGGAACAAATGATATTGATGTTGCTAGGGAAGAGATTACATTTACTTTTGTTCCAAAATCAGATGCTGTAATCTTCGTTTTGTCAGCTACTACGCCATTTGGTGCTTCAGAAATGGAATTTCTCAAGGAACGTATCTTAAATGAGCATATAAACAAAGTATTTTTTGTGATTAATTTTAAAGACCGTTTGGAAAATACGGAAAAACAAGAGAAGGTACTCAATTATATTCGCGAAAAGCTAGAGGCATTGTTGCCGAATCCGAAACTGTATCTTGTATCTTCCTATGATGCCTTAACGATTCGCAGGCTTGAAAAAAATGAACAATTTCGTATCAAATCACAGGTGTTTAAAGCAATAGAAGACACAGGGATCTCAACACTTGAAAGGGATTTAGCCCACTTTTTTCAGTATGAAAAAGGACAAGCAAAGCTTGAAAAACCTGTAAGACGACTAATCAAAAGTATTCATGACCTTACGTCAGAAACGATTGCGCTTCGAATTGCGGCTACGAAGATGGAAATTGATGAAATAGATCAAAAAATAAAAGAGCTTAAGCCTCAGGTGACTCGTTTTAAGCAAAATTCACGAAAGATTATTCAAGATTTATTAATTGATCTACAAAGTGAAGAGTCCAACATTCAGAGCAAGGTCGAATCTCTAGTCAGATCTATGACGGATATCTTACTTCAAACACTAGATGGCTACCATGGTAGTTTAGAAGAAAAAGAGATGAAACAATTTTTAATTGGAAAAATAAAGTCTCAGCAAAGTCTGATCCAAAAAGAGATGAATGATTATAAAAAAGATATTATTAAAGACCATGTCACAAGAGCCTATAAACAATTAAACACGGAGGAAAAGGATCTCAATAAGGCTGTTCAAGAAACCTTTAACCTTAAGCTTGAGATGAACTACAACTTTAATCTTTCACTGTACGAAAGTGACGATAATCTTTTTGGAATGATTATTGGTGCTGCCGGGCTTGGAGTAGGTGCCCTTATTTTTGCGCCTGCATTACTGGTCGTAGGTGGATTCGGTGCTGCTATTGGGGCGTTCTTCTTTGGAAACGATATTGAACAAACCTACAAGGATTATAAGAGAACGAAGAAGATAAACGAAGTAAAACAGCAGTTACAGCAAAGTCTTTACAAAAGTAGATCAGATATTATAAGTCAATTTGTAAGAGAATGGAGAAATCTGAACCGTAAAGTAGATATGACCTTTGAAGGAGAAGTCCATAAAAAAACGCTGCGACTTGAGGAAGATCTTCATAGAGTCCGAATGGACAAGGAAACCGAGAAACGATCTGTAGAGGAGCAACGACAGTATTATGAAGCGCTTAAAGGACAACTTCAAGCGATCGAACAGAACGTAAGTAGCCTTATATAG
- a CDS encoding endonuclease/exonuclease/phosphatase family protein: protein MKKKFLFWNVKKNNLSDTIINLAKKEVIDVIVLAEADSIEDTYIEKELTKHFRTNYNSRYISGQKIMMIDNLPGIKKTNEDERASSCLYSINGQEILVVGVHLRSKKGYEAEDLYDFAGQHRQLIDRYGIKKVIITGDFNMAPYEKGIMGITGFNAIMSKEEIRYNPIRTFGYMKKSFYFNPSWDVYSSYLPHKTYTYSLASPLGTYHFSSNSKAVNPYWHLLDQVLISAQLMDSYVDKSFKIITEVDSKELLRVQENIHKTSKRRIPDCDNYSDHLPITFEIDF, encoded by the coding sequence ATGAAAAAAAAGTTTCTTTTTTGGAATGTAAAAAAGAATAACCTTTCGGATACCATTATTAATTTAGCAAAAAAAGAAGTTATTGATGTTATTGTGCTAGCGGAGGCCGACTCAATTGAAGATACATATATAGAAAAAGAGTTAACAAAACACTTCAGAACAAATTATAATTCAAGATACATAAGTGGTCAAAAAATAATGATGATAGATAATTTACCGGGTATTAAAAAAACAAATGAGGACGAAAGAGCTTCTTCATGTTTATATTCAATTAACGGTCAGGAAATTCTTGTTGTAGGAGTACATCTTCGTTCTAAAAAGGGATACGAAGCTGAGGATTTATATGACTTTGCTGGTCAACATCGTCAGTTAATCGATAGATATGGTATAAAAAAAGTTATAATAACTGGTGATTTTAATATGGCACCTTATGAAAAAGGAATTATGGGGATAACTGGATTTAATGCAATTATGAGTAAAGAAGAAATAAGATATAACCCTATACGAACTTTTGGTTATATGAAAAAAAGTTTTTATTTTAATCCTTCTTGGGATGTCTATAGTTCATATTTGCCACATAAAACTTACACCTATAGCTTAGCTTCACCGCTTGGCACATACCATTTCAGTTCAAATTCAAAAGCGGTTAATCCATATTGGCATCTTTTAGACCAAGTACTTATTTCAGCCCAATTAATGGATTCTTATGTTGATAAGTCATTCAAAATAATAACAGAAGTTGATAGTAAGGAATTGTTAAGGGTACAAGAAAATATACATAAAACATCCAAAAGACGGATCCCTGATTGTGATAATTATTCAGATCATTTACCTATCACTTTTGAAATAGATTTTTAA
- the pseI gene encoding pseudaminic acid synthase, giving the protein MLIDNFDISKKVFIIAEMSANHGHDITIAKDTIKAAKEAGADAIKLQTYTADTITLDCDNDYFRLNQGTIWDGRTLYDLYKEAYTPWEWHKELLDYAKEIGIICFSSPFDNTAVDLLESLNVPAYKVASFEMTDIPLIEYIASKGKPVIISTGIATLAEIDEAVRACKSVGNDQVILLKCTSAYPAKIEDANLLTMQNLKDTFNVEVGLSDHTLGVTVPIVSVALGAKVIEKHFILDKSIGGPDASFSLDKQEFKLLVDSVRDAENSLGTVNYELTEKKLKSREFSRSLFVVKDMKEGEVFTTENVRSIRPGYGLKPKHIGAVLGKKARMDIAKGTPVGWDIVG; this is encoded by the coding sequence ATGCTTATTGACAACTTTGACATTTCAAAAAAAGTATTCATAATAGCAGAAATGTCAGCAAACCATGGACATGATATAACGATTGCAAAAGATACAATAAAAGCAGCCAAAGAAGCTGGGGCGGATGCAATCAAACTACAAACATACACCGCTGATACAATTACATTAGACTGCGACAATGATTACTTCAGGTTAAACCAAGGGACTATTTGGGACGGCAGAACTTTATATGATCTTTATAAAGAAGCATATACCCCTTGGGAATGGCATAAAGAGTTGCTGGATTATGCCAAAGAAATTGGGATCATCTGCTTTTCAAGCCCATTCGACAACACCGCAGTTGACCTTTTAGAAAGCCTAAATGTACCAGCTTACAAGGTAGCTTCATTTGAAATGACAGACATACCTTTAATAGAGTATATTGCATCTAAGGGGAAACCTGTGATTATCTCTACTGGAATTGCAACTCTTGCTGAGATTGATGAAGCAGTAAGAGCCTGTAAAAGCGTTGGCAATGACCAAGTAATTCTACTGAAATGTACTTCAGCCTATCCAGCAAAAATCGAAGATGCAAACTTATTAACCATGCAAAATCTAAAAGACACTTTTAATGTAGAAGTAGGTTTATCCGATCATACCTTAGGTGTAACAGTACCTATTGTTTCTGTTGCGTTAGGTGCGAAAGTGATAGAGAAGCATTTCATCCTAGACAAAAGCATTGGTGGCCCGGATGCTAGCTTTTCATTAGACAAACAAGAATTCAAATTATTAGTCGACTCAGTAAGGGACGCAGAAAATTCACTGGGGACTGTCAATTACGAGCTTACAGAAAAAAAGCTTAAAAGTAGAGAATTCTCTAGGTCTCTATTTGTAGTGAAAGATATGAAAGAAGGAGAAGTCTTTACTACTGAAAATGTTAGATCAATAAGACCAGGATATGGATTGAAACCTAAACATATCGGAGCAGTTCTTGGTAAGAAGGCTAGAATGGACATTGCCAAAGGTACACCAGTCGGCTGGGACATTGTAGGGTAG
- a CDS encoding GNAT family N-acetyltransferase, translating into MVTVQSELLMLWLGSDLLLEKLFLRKVKAEDVLDVYNLSNEDAVRKFSINPEKIIWEEHLVWFDNILHSNEVIFYVITDCSDQFLGQIRYKIEEKSAIVSLSLCETIRGKGYSNKLLNESLTLISEERNKLETIIAFVSEDNVASKKLFEKANFLFCENKSGMLQYMYSINRGAK; encoded by the coding sequence ATGGTAACGGTACAAAGCGAATTATTGATGCTTTGGTTGGGGAGTGATCTTTTGTTAGAAAAATTATTCTTAAGGAAAGTTAAAGCAGAAGATGTTCTTGACGTTTATAATTTGTCTAATGAAGACGCTGTTAGAAAGTTTTCTATTAACCCCGAAAAAATTATTTGGGAAGAACATCTAGTATGGTTTGATAATATCTTACATTCTAATGAAGTTATTTTTTATGTTATAACAGACTGTTCTGATCAATTTTTAGGACAGATTAGATATAAAATAGAAGAAAAATCTGCAATCGTAAGTCTAAGTTTATGTGAAACAATTAGAGGCAAAGGCTATAGTAACAAATTACTGAATGAGAGTTTAACGCTTATTAGTGAGGAACGTAATAAGTTAGAGACTATCATAGCATTTGTTTCTGAAGATAATGTGGCATCTAAAAAACTGTTTGAGAAAGCAAATTTCTTATTCTGTGAAAATAAAAGTGGAATGCTTCAGTATATGTATTCAATAAATAGAGGAGCAAAATAA